Proteins found in one Populus alba chromosome 14, ASM523922v2, whole genome shotgun sequence genomic segment:
- the LOC118028992 gene encoding bidirectional sugar transporter SWEET1, giving the protein MEIAHFLFGIFGNATALFLFLVPTITFRRIIRSKSTELFSGIPYVMTMLNCLLSAWYGMPFVSKNNILVSTINGTGAAIEVIYVLTFIIYAPKREKAKFIGLLTLVLTTFAGVALVSLVVLQGKSREIFCGFAAAIFSIIMYGSPLSIMRTVIKTKSVEFMPFFLSLFVFLCGTSWFVFGLLGDDLFVSVPNGVGGGLGALQLILYFIYRNNKGEAKKPGAAVPVNSMQMGIAKLHQQKELAANESHVDKA; this is encoded by the exons ATGGAGATCGCGCATTTCTTATTTGGAATTTTTG GAAATGCCACTGCATTGTTTCTCTTCTTGGTTCCAAC GATAACGTTCAGGAGGATCATAAGAAGCAAGTCCACGGAGCTGTTTTCTGGCATTCCATATGTAATGACCATGCTCAACTGCCTCCTTTCTGCTTG GTATGGGATGCCTTTTGTGTCCAAGAACAACATTCTGGTGTCGACGATCAACGGAACTGGTGCAGCAATTGAGGTAATTTATGTCTTGACCTTCATCATCTATGCACCGAAGAGGGAGAAGGCTAAATTCATTGGCCTCCTCACGCTTGTGCTCACCACTTTTGCTGGCGTGGCCTTGGTGTCCCTTGTCGTTCTTCAAGGCAAATCCAGGGAGATATTCTGTGGCTTTGCTGCTGCTATTTTCTCAATCATCATGTATGGCTCCCCTCTGTCTATTATG AGGACAGTGATTAAAACGAAGAGCGTGGAGTTCATGCCATTCTTCTTGTCTCTTTTTGTCTTCTTGTGTGGCACTTCCTGGTTTGTGTTTGGGCTACTTGGTGATGACCTTTTCGTTTCT GTCCCGAATGGAGTTGGCGGTGGTCTAGGGGCATTGCAGCTGATCCTGTACTTCATCTACCGGAACAACAAGGGAGAAGCCAAGAAGCCCGGCGCCGCCGTCCCTGTTAATTCAATGCAGATGGGTATCGCAAAACTCCACCAACAGAAGGAATTGGCTGCCAATGAATCCCATGTTGATAAGGCGTAA